A part of Myxococcales bacterium genomic DNA contains:
- a CDS encoding IS6 family transposase has product MRKHTSSDFKWRHYQGEAILLCVRWYLRYRVSYRDLEEMMKERGLNADHTTIYRWVQHYAPEIQKRASYFLKSPNDSWKLDETYVKVKGKWLYLYRAIDSRGQTIDFYLSKTRNQKAAKLFLGKLSMLRRSAEPRTLTVDRHPSYPAALSQLQSEGKYLNVELRQSKYLNNIIEQDHRRIKWKTRHSMGYFSYKTAFNTIRGIETMHMLFKGQLYHLMDKSSLSIKKFINRQFGLSDPILEM; this is encoded by the coding sequence ATGAGAAAACACACTTCATCAGATTTTAAATGGCGGCATTATCAAGGCGAAGCAATCCTTCTTTGCGTACGTTGGTACCTTCGTTACAGGGTCAGTTATCGTGACCTAGAAGAGATGATGAAAGAGCGTGGTCTAAATGCCGATCATACAACAATCTACCGATGGGTTCAGCACTATGCTCCAGAGATACAAAAGCGCGCCAGCTACTTTTTGAAATCACCAAATGATTCTTGGAAGCTTGATGAAACCTACGTCAAAGTAAAGGGAAAGTGGCTCTATCTCTATAGGGCTATCGATTCACGGGGACAGACTATTGATTTTTATCTTAGCAAAACCCGAAATCAAAAAGCTGCCAAGCTATTTTTAGGCAAGTTATCAATGCTACGCAGGAGCGCTGAGCCACGGACTTTAACTGTTGATCGCCACCCATCATATCCGGCTGCCTTATCTCAACTTCAAAGTGAAGGTAAGTATCTCAATGTGGAACTTAGGCAAAGCAAATATTTAAATAATATTATAGAGCAGGATCACAGGAGGATAAAATGGAAAACACGGCATAGCATGGGCTATTTCTCTTACAAGACAGCCTTCAACACAATTCGTGGAATTGAAACAATGCATATGCTATTCAAAGGTCAGCTCTACCACTTAATGGATAAAAGTTCACTATCAATTAAAAAGTTCATCAACAGACAATTTGGACTGAGTGACCCAATTCTTGAAATGTAA
- a CDS encoding IS4 family transposase produces the protein MQHYHKNNDIIIAHDSSEFVFSGKRRDLGTTSLGKSASFFGHFSLAISASDREPLGTLGLHCFKRGEKISPYALRKKGILTQTQSRRLPSEKQRWNDAIDSISKLSESAKNAIHVCDSETDSYALLADLSNKEHRFIVRGCYDRALVNGKHLREEFAEESRLFSKEIHLSRRNKKSGGANNKRLVKRDARNTIVDIKAKQITLKRSNCVDKKYALSLDINAVLILERNPPKDEKPIEWILLTQEPIASRQDIEKIIECYCSRWVIEEYFKVLKTGCSYEKRQLESFHSLKNCLGVFIPIAPGFSCGYAIKQMKQIAHQNFIYRLHY, from the coding sequence TTGCAACACTACCATAAGAATAATGATATTATTATTGCGCATGATTCGAGTGAGTTTGTATTTTCAGGAAAGAGACGAGACCTTGGAACAACCTCACTAGGTAAAAGTGCAAGCTTCTTTGGTCATTTCAGTTTAGCTATTTCTGCGTCAGATAGAGAACCATTAGGTACATTGGGGTTGCATTGTTTTAAGCGCGGTGAAAAAATCAGTCCTTATGCACTCAGAAAAAAAGGGATTCTTACACAGACTCAGTCTCGTCGCCTGCCATCGGAAAAACAAAGATGGAATGACGCAATCGATAGCATTTCTAAACTCAGCGAAAGCGCTAAAAATGCAATCCACGTATGCGATAGTGAAACAGATAGTTATGCTTTGCTTGCTGATTTATCGAACAAAGAACATCGATTTATTGTTAGGGGCTGCTATGACCGCGCCCTTGTAAACGGCAAGCATTTACGCGAGGAATTTGCAGAAGAAAGCAGATTGTTTTCTAAAGAAATACATCTTTCTAGAAGAAATAAAAAATCCGGCGGGGCTAATAATAAAAGGCTTGTTAAAAGAGATGCCCGCAATACGATAGTAGATATTAAAGCAAAACAAATTACATTAAAAAGATCAAACTGTGTAGATAAAAAATATGCATTATCTTTAGATATAAATGCTGTTCTTATTCTAGAGCGAAATCCGCCTAAAGATGAAAAGCCTATTGAATGGATTTTACTCACTCAAGAACCAATCGCTTCGCGCCAAGATATCGAAAAGATTATCGAATGCTATTGCTCACGTTGGGTCATAGAAGAATACTTTAAAGTCCTTAAAACTGGATGCTCATATGAAAAAAGACAGTTAGAAAGCTTTCACAGCCTGAAAAATTGTTTGGGAGTCTTTATACCAATAGCCCCTGGTTTCTCCTGCGGCTACGCAATAAAGCAAATGAAGCAAATAGCTCACCAGAACTTTATATACCGCCTCCATTATTAG
- a CDS encoding IS6 family transposase has protein sequence MRKHTLSDFKWRHYQGEAILLCVRWYLRYRVSYRDLEEMMKERGLNADHTTIYRWVQHYAPEIQKRASYFLKSPNDSWKLDETYVKVKGRWLYLYRAIDSRGQTIDFYLSKTRNQKAAKLFLGKLSRLRRSPEPRTLTVDRHPSYPAALSQLQSEGKYLNVELRQSKYLNNIIEQDHRRIKWKARHSMGYFSYKTAFNTIRGIETMHMLFKGQLYHLMDKSSLSIKKFINRQFGLSDPILEL, from the coding sequence ATGAGAAAACACACTTTATCAGATTTTAAATGGCGCCATTATCAAGGCGAAGCAATCCTTCTTTGCGTACGTTGGTATCTCCGTTACAGGGTCAGTTATCGTGACCTAGAAGAGATGATGAAAGAGCGTGGTCTAAATGCCGATCATACAACAATCTACCGATGGGTTCAGCACTATGCTCCAGAGATACAAAAGCGCGCCAGCTACTTTTTGAAATCACCAAATGATTCTTGGAAGCTTGATGAAACCTACGTCAAAGTAAAGGGGAGGTGGCTCTATCTCTATAGGGCTATCGATTCACGGGGACAGACTATTGATTTTTATCTTAGCAAAACCCGAAATCAAAAAGCTGCCAAGCTGTTTTTAGGCAAGTTATCAAGGTTACGCAGGAGTCCTGAGCCACGAACTTTAACTGTTGATCGCCACCCATCATATCCGGCTGCTTTATCTCAACTTCAAAGTGAAGGTAAGTATCTCAATGTGGAACTTAGGCAAAGCAAATATTTAAATAATATTATAGAGCAGGATCACAGGAGGATAAAATGGAAAGCACGGCATAGCATGGGCTATTTCTCTTACAAGACAGCCTTCAACACAATTCGTGGAATTGAAACAATGCATATGCTATTCAAAGGTCAGCTCTACCACTTAATGGATAAAAGTTCACTATCAATTAAAAAGTTCATCAACAGACAATTTGGACTGAGTGACCCAATTCTTGAATTGTAA
- a CDS encoding type II toxin-antitoxin system RelE/ParE family toxin — protein sequence MDGSSPVSDWLDNLPKVQYKSLAKKVLLLELCGNELKMPHSKSLKQGLFELRDPSFGLRLYYCFRDKKLIILLNGGDKKSQTKDIRAARVLIKRLDDEEGKK from the coding sequence ATTGATGGTTCTTCTCCAGTATCAGACTGGTTAGATAACCTACCTAAAGTGCAATACAAATCTCTGGCTAAAAAGGTGCTCTTGTTGGAACTATGCGGAAATGAGCTGAAAATGCCACACAGTAAGAGCTTGAAACAAGGTCTGTTTGAATTGCGTGACCCTTCATTTGGATTGAGGCTTTACTACTGTTTTCGGGATAAAAAATTAATTATTTTGTTAAATGGCGGGGATAAGAAATCACAAACCAAAGATATCAGGGCTGCTAGGGTATTGATTAAGCGGTTAGATGATGAGGAGGGTAAAAAATGA
- a CDS encoding helix-turn-helix transcriptional regulator, with protein sequence MKLMNFKDHLKKRLDETEIKELEKQAKIEYEALKLLQHDVAAAIAQHMEEHGMSFNELVRSLGISPTQGAKIKKGEANLTFASLAHIAGYLGKRPHIVFS encoded by the coding sequence ATGAAGCTAATGAATTTTAAAGACCATCTTAAAAAACGGCTTGATGAGACTGAAATTAAGGAATTAGAAAAACAGGCTAAAATAGAGTACGAAGCTCTAAAACTTCTTCAGCACGACGTTGCTGCAGCTATTGCGCAACACATGGAGGAACATGGTATGAGTTTTAATGAATTAGTCAGAAGCCTTGGAATTAGCCCTACTCAAGGGGCCAAAATCAAGAAGGGAGAGGCAAACCTAACCTTCGCCTCTCTCGCTCATATTGCAGGGTATCTGGGAAAGAGACCTCATATTGTTTTTAGTTGA
- a CDS encoding IS6 family transposase, whose translation MRKHTSSDFKWRHYQGEAILLCVRWYLRYRVSYRDLEEMMKERGLNADHTTIYRWVQHYAPEIQKRASYFLKSPNDSWKLDETYVKVKGKWLYLYRAIDSWGQTIDFYLSKTRNQKAAKLFLGKLSRLRRSAEPRTLTVDRHPSYPAALSQLQSEGKYLNVELRQSKYLNNIIEQDHRRIKWKTRHSMGYFSYKTAFNTIRGIETMHMLFKGQLYHLMDKSSLSIKKFINRQFGLSDPILEL comes from the coding sequence ATGAGAAAACACACTTCATCAGATTTTAAATGGCGGCATTATCAAGGCGAAGCAATCCTTCTTTGCGTACGTTGGTACCTTCGTTACAGGGTCAGTTATCGTGACCTAGAAGAGATGATGAAAGAGCGTGGTCTAAATGCCGATCATACAACAATCTACCGATGGGTTCAGCACTATGCTCCAGAGATACAAAAGCGCGCCAGCTACTTTTTGAAATCACCAAATGATTCTTGGAAGCTTGATGAAACCTACGTCAAAGTAAAGGGAAAGTGGCTCTATCTCTATAGGGCTATCGATTCATGGGGACAGACTATTGATTTTTATCTTAGCAAAACCCGAAATCAAAAAGCTGCCAAGCTATTTTTAGGCAAGTTATCAAGGCTACGCAGGAGCGCTGAACCACGGACTTTAACTGTTGATCGCCACCCATCATATCCGGCTGCCTTATCTCAACTTCAAAGTGAAGGTAAGTATCTCAATGTGGAACTTAGGCAAAGCAAATATTTAAATAATATTATAGAGCAGGATCACAGGAGGATAAAATGGAAAACACGGCATAGCATGGGCTATTTCTCTTACAAGACAGCCTTCAACACAATTCGCGGAATTGAAACAATGCATATGCTATTCAAAGGTCAGCTCTACCACTTAATGGATAAAAGTTCACTATCAATTAAAAAGTTCATCAACAGACAATTTGGACTGAGTGACCCAATTCTTGAATTGTAA
- a CDS encoding DUF3383 family protein has product MSIDSIVKISIETQSLSMAQKGFGVPLILGFKEAEKASVEMYRNAGELPDGSHASYKMAKAVFSQNPTVPLLKIAFAKNGFSLSEALKSILDIESDFYGVLLSQTPSAKELKEAGALLESGRLILGFDVDATSKDIIKNLKSDRIFCMHNPSSEECLSAAWMGKMLPEAPGSSSWAYQDLKPVAPYSLSASIADELDKAHINRYIGIKGVGVTLDGKMLSGRFIDITRGIDWLHVRIQERLFRLLMINKKIPYTLKGIDLVRSEILAQLKEAIYQGVLAEDPEPMVSVPTIEEVSEQVRGDRVLPKVRFSGRLAGAIHKIEIQGVVTV; this is encoded by the coding sequence ATGAGCATCGATAGCATCGTTAAAATTTCCATTGAAACGCAAAGTTTATCCATGGCCCAAAAGGGCTTTGGTGTGCCGCTGATACTAGGTTTTAAGGAAGCAGAGAAGGCAAGCGTGGAGATGTATCGTAATGCTGGCGAATTACCTGATGGCTCTCATGCATCATATAAAATGGCTAAGGCTGTTTTTTCTCAAAATCCTACGGTACCACTCTTAAAGATAGCTTTTGCCAAAAATGGTTTTTCTCTCAGTGAGGCTTTGAAATCCATATTGGATATAGAAAGTGATTTCTATGGTGTGTTACTGAGCCAGACACCAAGCGCAAAGGAATTGAAAGAAGCTGGTGCTTTGCTTGAATCAGGTCGCCTCATTCTAGGTTTTGATGTTGATGCCACCAGCAAGGATATTATCAAAAACCTTAAGAGCGACCGCATTTTTTGCATGCACAATCCAAGTTCAGAAGAATGTTTAAGTGCAGCCTGGATGGGAAAAATGTTGCCAGAAGCTCCAGGCTCATCCTCTTGGGCCTATCAGGATCTTAAACCTGTAGCGCCATATAGCCTCAGCGCGAGCATTGCTGACGAGCTCGATAAAGCACATATCAATCGTTACATCGGCATCAAAGGTGTTGGCGTGACCCTTGATGGAAAAATGCTCAGTGGCCGATTTATCGATATTACCCGCGGCATAGATTGGCTGCATGTACGCATCCAAGAGCGATTGTTTCGTTTGCTGATGATCAACAAAAAAATTCCCTACACCTTAAAAGGCATTGATTTGGTGCGCTCTGAGATTTTGGCCCAGCTCAAGGAAGCAATTTATCAGGGTGTGTTAGCCGAAGACCCAGAGCCGATGGTGAGCGTGCCCACCATAGAAGAGGTAAGTGAGCAAGTAAGAGGGGACCGCGTGTTGCCCAAAGTTCGCTTTAGCGGGCGATTAGCCGGTGCCATTCACAAGATTGAAATTCAGGGTGTTGTCACTGTTTAG
- a CDS encoding DUF3277 family protein, whose amino-acid sequence MHAFEQYDPENYSVVFNGIPIEGFAEDDFIDIEFDSEGYQDQIGADGHVVRYKSCDQRATITFTLMSTSPSNKLLSVMYNADIKSPNGIGVGPLLIRNTQGATVFMGTQAWIQKMPKTTLGKNIGDKEWVIRVAKLEAFISQ is encoded by the coding sequence ATGCACGCGTTTGAGCAATACGATCCAGAAAATTACTCGGTGGTATTCAATGGCATCCCCATCGAGGGCTTTGCTGAAGATGATTTTATCGACATTGAGTTCGATTCTGAAGGTTATCAAGACCAGATTGGCGCTGATGGCCATGTGGTGCGCTATAAAAGCTGTGATCAGCGAGCGACAATTACTTTCACACTAATGTCCACATCACCCAGCAATAAGCTTCTTTCAGTTATGTACAACGCCGATATCAAGTCACCCAATGGCATAGGCGTGGGCCCTCTGCTTATTAGAAACACCCAAGGTGCCACTGTGTTTATGGGTACCCAAGCCTGGATCCAAAAGATGCCCAAAACAACGCTGGGCAAAAATATTGGTGACAAAGAGTGGGTGATACGGGTGGCTAAACTTGAAGCATTCATATCTCAATAG
- a CDS encoding nucleotidyl transferase AbiEii/AbiGii toxin family protein, producing the protein MTTNKQSKKIVSALKGLASSGKTEFSLNQLRVIIALERLVARLESNPILSKHLVFKGGFALLKHLNSARFTHDLDASYFLFPLDRLIPLIKDSISANLEDGLWYGDVRHESILIENDYDGIRFNCAFQIGESPNSEAKIKKLSRIHFDIGLSDEKFPQLEKMDMPSFIEDNRSVSWYVYPLEQIFAEKLETFVKRGAKNSRAKDLYDMVSIYPHCSNAVNLTKTIQQVFRDRNTDLPKSVKVFGENLDLEILRASWRSVIIPEPKPSFDDTWHKLLNILSALEEQF; encoded by the coding sequence TTGACTACTAATAAACAATCAAAAAAGATCGTATCAGCACTAAAAGGGCTGGCAAGCTCAGGAAAAACTGAGTTTTCACTTAATCAACTCAGGGTTATAATCGCTTTAGAGCGCCTTGTAGCAAGATTAGAAAGCAATCCCATTTTGTCGAAACATTTAGTTTTTAAAGGTGGCTTTGCCTTGCTAAAGCACTTAAATTCGGCTCGCTTTACTCATGACCTGGATGCATCATATTTCCTTTTTCCGCTTGATAGGTTGATACCACTAATAAAGGATTCGATTAGTGCAAATCTTGAAGATGGCTTGTGGTATGGCGATGTAAGGCATGAAAGTATTCTGATTGAAAATGATTATGATGGCATACGTTTTAATTGTGCTTTTCAAATAGGTGAATCGCCTAATAGCGAAGCAAAGATTAAAAAACTATCAAGGATTCACTTCGATATCGGGCTATCGGATGAAAAATTTCCACAACTTGAAAAAATGGATATGCCTTCATTTATAGAGGATAATCGCTCAGTATCTTGGTATGTCTATCCGCTTGAGCAAATATTTGCAGAAAAACTTGAGACTTTCGTCAAGCGTGGTGCCAAGAACTCGCGAGCAAAAGACCTATATGACATGGTATCTATTTACCCACATTGTTCAAACGCCGTTAATCTAACCAAAACAATTCAGCAAGTTTTTAGGGATAGAAATACGGACTTGCCAAAGTCTGTCAAAGTATTCGGTGAAAATCTTGATCTAGAAATTTTGCGTGCCTCTTGGAGATCAGTGATTATACCCGAACCAAAACCATCGTTTGATGACACTTGGCACAAGCTCCTCAACATTTTATCCGCACTTGAAGAACAATTTTAG
- a CDS encoding type IV toxin-antitoxin system AbiEi family antitoxin domain-containing protein gives MIHDKLPPVLIKKGIFTYTQAVKCGLSQYHIEQLVKQGLLEHIDRGLYQIPTDSFDNEDIYRQTTVIAGFPCAICLWSALVFYDLTDEIDKETWVWVPLSKRVKNKSIHAVRRANPKWRTGIDKHEGYWITSIERTIVEAIAYPRYIGTLAAHSAVKRAINKKHTDISKIIAMAKQLNLFRRIKTVLETYIDY, from the coding sequence ATGATCCACGATAAGCTACCGCCAGTTCTAATAAAAAAAGGGATATTTACCTATACGCAAGCTGTAAAATGTGGGCTATCTCAGTATCATATTGAGCAATTAGTAAAACAGGGGCTCTTAGAGCACATCGATAGAGGGCTATATCAAATACCCACTGATTCTTTTGATAATGAAGATATTTATCGCCAAACAACGGTGATTGCTGGGTTTCCTTGCGCAATCTGCTTGTGGTCCGCTTTGGTATTTTATGATTTAACGGACGAAATAGACAAAGAAACCTGGGTTTGGGTTCCATTATCAAAGCGAGTAAAAAATAAATCTATCCATGCGGTCCGAAGAGCGAACCCAAAGTGGCGCACCGGAATAGATAAACATGAGGGCTATTGGATAACATCTATTGAGCGCACCATCGTCGAAGCTATAGCTTATCCTCGCTATATTGGAACACTTGCTGCACACAGTGCTGTTAAACGAGCTATTAATAAAAAACATACTGATATTTCAAAAATAATAGCGATGGCCAAGCAGCTAAATTTATTTCGCCGTATTAAAACCGTATTGGAGACTTATATTGACTACTAA
- a CDS encoding IS5 family transposase, translating to MKNRYKTDLSDEQWRLIEPLIPPAKPGGRPRKTDMRDVVNGCRYMLRTGCQWELLPLDFPPKSTVYEYFSTWSKDGTFERILHVLRDMVRVDARRSTEPSAAIVDSQSVKTAVPAIEKGYDGAKKIKGRKRHLATDILGLVLAVVVHSAAISERAGAKLLLRRLKPLFSSIKIFFGDGGYSGEPLKQWVSDLFNALLKIVKRPRKKFQIVKFRWVVERTFGWLNSQRRLSKDYEYLPRNSEAWIKFAAINTMTRRLRPG from the coding sequence ATGAAAAATCGATACAAGACTGATTTGAGTGATGAGCAGTGGCGACTTATTGAGCCGCTAATTCCACCAGCAAAGCCCGGCGGAAGACCACGTAAGACTGATATGCGCGATGTAGTCAATGGCTGCCGCTACATGCTTAGAACTGGATGTCAGTGGGAGCTTCTTCCGCTAGACTTTCCACCCAAATCAACGGTGTATGAGTATTTTTCGACTTGGTCGAAGGACGGTACCTTTGAGCGCATTTTGCATGTCCTGCGCGATATGGTGAGGGTTGACGCTAGAAGAAGCACAGAGCCAAGCGCTGCAATCGTCGACAGTCAAAGCGTTAAAACTGCGGTCCCTGCAATAGAAAAAGGATACGACGGTGCCAAGAAGATCAAAGGTCGTAAGCGTCATCTAGCAACAGATATTTTGGGCCTTGTCCTTGCGGTTGTTGTTCACTCTGCGGCGATTTCAGAGCGGGCTGGAGCGAAACTGCTTCTGCGACGATTGAAGCCATTATTTTCCAGCATAAAGATCTTTTTTGGCGATGGCGGGTATAGTGGCGAGCCGCTTAAACAGTGGGTATCAGATCTTTTCAATGCTTTGTTGAAAATAGTAAAAAGACCTCGAAAAAAATTTCAGATCGTCAAATTTCGTTGGGTCGTTGAGAGAACTTTCGGTTGGCTCAACAGCCAAAGGCGACTGAGCAAAGACTACGAGTATCTACCTCGCAACTCTGAGGCGTGGATCAAATTTGCGGCCATAAACACCATGACAAGGAGGTTACGACCAGGATAG
- a CDS encoding IS630 family transposase: MKSNHSFEKSFSFPGQTPVVEKSGSRFSLNVISILSGKGVMRFMTFKENFTQNTFISFLGRMLRKARKKIFLIVDNHRSHHAKKVQKWLQKHKDRIEVYFLPAYCPEMNPTELLNQDLKSNAFRGKLFKNQKEVDIVTRVYLSDIQFNESKVKNFFKPDSVSYASHHDSTTYMDW, from the coding sequence ATGAAATCAAATCACTCATTCGAAAAAAGTTTCAGTTTTCCTGGACAAACACCAGTAGTAGAAAAGTCAGGAAGTCGGTTTAGCTTAAACGTCATATCAATACTGTCAGGTAAAGGTGTCATGCGATTTATGACTTTTAAAGAAAACTTTACTCAAAACACCTTCATTTCTTTTTTAGGTCGAATGCTGAGGAAAGCAAGAAAGAAAATATTTTTAATAGTGGACAATCATCGCTCACATCATGCAAAAAAAGTACAAAAATGGCTGCAGAAGCACAAAGATCGAATTGAAGTGTACTTTTTGCCGGCTTACTGCCCCGAAATGAACCCCACGGAGTTGTTAAATCAAGACCTCAAATCAAATGCATTTCGAGGAAAATTGTTTAAAAACCAGAAAGAAGTAGATATAGTCACACGTGTTTACCTGAGCGATATCCAATTTAATGAAAGTAAAGTAAAAAATTTTTTTAAACCAGATTCAGTTTCGTATGCCAGCCATCATGATTCAACCACTTATATGGATTGGTAA
- a CDS encoding IS5 family transposase, with translation MPNDFPPRGIVYHYFRTWSISGLWQALNAALVAMVRSYAGREPTPSLSSVDSQSQTAEPGVYDRGLDGGKKINGRKRHIAVDTMGLMLLCICTAANMADKVAGERLVVELNKRENFPRMAKILGDNAYLNVGSSLNVGVSTEAAERLKGQKGFVPQIFRWAVERTFAWLNRNRRLVRNYEKSTSYQESMNYIAHARLCIKRLEKWLTT, from the coding sequence TTGCCCAATGATTTCCCACCACGAGGTATCGTTTACCACTACTTTCGCACCTGGTCTATTTCTGGTTTGTGGCAGGCGTTAAATGCTGCTCTTGTAGCAATGGTGAGGAGCTATGCAGGTCGAGAACCAACTCCATCCCTTTCTTCCGTTGACTCTCAATCCCAGACGGCTGAGCCTGGGGTATATGACCGAGGTTTGGATGGAGGAAAGAAGATAAATGGAAGAAAGCGACATATTGCAGTTGACACCATGGGCCTGATGCTGCTGTGTATTTGCACTGCAGCAAATATGGCTGATAAGGTTGCCGGTGAGAGATTAGTCGTTGAGCTCAACAAGCGTGAAAACTTTCCCAGGATGGCGAAAATACTTGGTGATAATGCCTATCTAAATGTAGGTTCAAGCTTGAATGTAGGAGTAAGCACCGAAGCGGCAGAACGCCTGAAAGGACAAAAGGGATTTGTACCACAGATATTTCGTTGGGCAGTTGAAAGAACTTTTGCCTGGTTGAATAGAAACAGGCGCCTGGTTCGTAACTATGAGAAGAGTACAAGCTACCAGGAATCAATGAACTACATCGCTCATGCAAGGTTGTGCATAAAGCGATTGGAAAAGTGGCTTACCACCTAA
- a CDS encoding transposase, whose product MSRLYETCLSDAAWEVIEPISPADLKNGRLRFYSVRGIVDAILYILKNGCK is encoded by the coding sequence ATGTCACGCTTGTATGAAACCTGCCTATCAGATGCAGCCTGGGAAGTAATAGAGCCTATTTCTCCTGCAGATTTAAAAAATGGCAGACTTCGATTCTATAGCGTGCGAGGCATAGTTGATGCCATTTTGTATATTTTGAAAAATGGTTGCAAGTAG
- a CDS encoding IS110 family transposase: MTKRSNKKYPKSQPSSAFRLTPMNPCVAGIDIGSRSVFICIGFADGHQEIREYLTFTEDLKNMLRWIQQNGIQSVAMESTGVYWIPVYDILAQAGIDVMLVNAYYLKTVPGRKTDVKDCQWIQQLHAYGLLRGSFRPDDEGVIFRGYVRQRSRLFELASQQVQLMHKALVQMNLQLNHVVTDITGVTGMSIIRAIVSGERNPVALAKYRDCRCKKEEKEIAKALDGNYRQEHLLALKHALEAYDFFHQQALECEDAVEQMLKKWQVSERAKEALAEIPSSMEESPTNRRTARRKTKSNPSPYHFEADITLEKILHVNLTDIPGLEANSIIKILAETGTDMSKWPSSKHFASWLGLCPGNKISGGKVLSSRSKPTANRASQALRLAANSLYRSKTALGAYFRRMRARLGAPKAITATAHKLAKILYTMLRERKSFNEAGQLAYEQAYKAKQLLSLERRAQELGYKLMAC, from the coding sequence ATGACAAAGAGAAGTAACAAGAAATATCCAAAATCTCAACCCTCATCTGCTTTTAGGCTAACACCCATGAATCCATGTGTTGCTGGCATAGACATTGGCTCTAGGTCTGTATTTATTTGTATTGGTTTTGCCGACGGTCACCAAGAGATACGCGAATATCTGACTTTCACAGAAGATCTCAAAAATATGCTGAGGTGGATCCAACAAAATGGTATCCAGAGCGTAGCGATGGAGTCCACAGGTGTGTACTGGATCCCGGTTTATGATATTTTGGCCCAAGCTGGCATAGACGTCATGCTAGTAAATGCATACTACCTCAAAACGGTGCCAGGTAGAAAAACAGACGTGAAGGATTGCCAATGGATTCAACAGTTACACGCCTATGGGTTACTGCGAGGTTCGTTTCGCCCTGATGACGAAGGGGTGATATTCCGTGGGTATGTAAGACAGAGAAGCCGTTTATTTGAGTTGGCATCGCAGCAAGTACAATTGATGCATAAAGCTCTGGTGCAAATGAATCTTCAACTCAACCACGTGGTAACAGACATTACCGGTGTTACAGGGATGAGCATCATTCGGGCGATAGTCTCTGGCGAGCGAAATCCAGTAGCCTTGGCCAAATATCGAGATTGCCGATGCAAAAAAGAAGAAAAGGAAATAGCCAAAGCTCTCGATGGCAACTATCGGCAAGAGCATCTACTAGCCTTGAAACACGCACTTGAGGCTTATGATTTTTTCCACCAGCAGGCTTTAGAATGTGAAGATGCTGTAGAGCAAATGCTGAAGAAATGGCAAGTTTCTGAACGAGCAAAAGAAGCCCTAGCTGAGATTCCAAGTTCGATGGAGGAATCTCCAACAAACCGGCGAACAGCGCGGAGGAAAACAAAATCCAATCCCAGCCCCTATCACTTTGAAGCGGATATCACTTTGGAAAAGATTCTTCACGTCAATCTCACAGATATTCCTGGTTTGGAAGCCAATAGCATTATAAAAATCCTGGCTGAAACCGGTACCGATATGTCAAAATGGCCAAGCTCGAAACACTTTGCTTCCTGGCTTGGCCTTTGCCCTGGCAATAAAATCTCCGGTGGAAAGGTTTTGAGCAGTAGGAGCAAGCCAACTGCCAATCGAGCATCACAAGCCCTGCGCCTGGCAGCCAATTCTCTCTACCGCTCTAAAACGGCCCTTGGCGCCTATTTCCGTCGAATGCGGGCAAGACTTGGTGCTCCAAAAGCAATTACAGCAACTGCCCACAAGCTTGCCAAGATCCTGTATACGATGCTGAGGGAGCGCAAGAGTTTTAACGAAGCTGGCCAACTCGCCTACGAACAGGCGTATAAAGCGAAACAATTGCTATCCTTGGAGAGGCGAGCCCAAGAACTTGGATATAAACTGATGGCCTGCTAA